One Deinococcus grandis DNA window includes the following coding sequences:
- a CDS encoding 1,4-alpha-glucan branching enzyme, with amino-acid sequence MSEALPLDHGHLQKLVTADLVRPDHLLGAHVVTQGGVEGVRFGVWAPNAHHVSVVGDFNGYNGFDNAMQRLDFGFWGVFVPAARNGQRYKFRVTGPDGRTEDKMDPYGSFFEVRPATASIVWDQPFTWSDDGWMAHRSEGFEQPVSIYEVHLPSWARRDDGWFMNYRDLAHRLGEYVQFMGYTHVELLGVMEHPFDGSWGYQVTGYYAPTSRMGSPEDFKYLVNHLHSLGIGVILDWVPGHFPTDSAGLAKFDGTPLFEYADPRKGFHQDWNTYIFDYGRNEVVMFLIGSALKWLQDFHVDGLRVDAVASMLYLDFSRTEWIPNIHGGRENLEAIAFLKRLNEVVHHMAPGCMIVAEESTSFPGVTTPSPFGLGFDYKWAMGWMNDNLGYFEKDPLWRKHHHHALTFFNVYRTSENYVLAISHDEVVHLKKSMVMKMPGDWYAQRAGYRAFLALMWATPGKKLLFMGQEFAQPTEWNHDVSLPWHLADHPDHRGVLNLVRRLNGLYRTRPDWHVADTKEEGMLWVNADDVENSVYAFIRRDPVGGAWSVVVANLTPVYCDVYPVGVPQGGAYRLLLSTDDGEFGGFGTQQPDLTAREEGWHGQTHHLRLNLPPNSVLVLAPTAETIVSDDR; translated from the coding sequence ATGAGTGAAGCGCTTCCGCTGGATCACGGGCACCTGCAGAAACTGGTCACGGCGGACCTGGTACGCCCCGATCACCTGCTGGGCGCGCACGTCGTGACGCAGGGCGGCGTGGAGGGCGTGCGCTTCGGCGTGTGGGCCCCGAACGCGCATCACGTCAGCGTCGTGGGGGACTTCAACGGCTACAACGGCTTCGACAACGCCATGCAGCGCCTCGACTTCGGGTTCTGGGGCGTGTTCGTCCCGGCGGCCCGCAACGGGCAGCGCTACAAGTTCCGCGTGACCGGCCCGGACGGCCGCACCGAGGACAAGATGGACCCCTACGGCTCGTTCTTCGAGGTGCGCCCCGCGACCGCCAGCATCGTCTGGGACCAGCCGTTCACGTGGTCCGACGACGGCTGGATGGCGCACCGCAGCGAGGGCTTCGAGCAGCCCGTCAGCATCTACGAGGTGCACCTGCCGTCCTGGGCGCGCCGGGACGACGGGTGGTTCATGAACTACCGCGACCTCGCGCACCGGCTGGGCGAGTACGTGCAGTTCATGGGGTACACGCACGTGGAACTGCTGGGCGTCATGGAGCACCCCTTCGACGGGTCGTGGGGCTATCAGGTGACCGGGTACTACGCGCCCACCAGCCGCATGGGCAGCCCGGAGGACTTCAAGTACCTCGTGAACCACCTGCACAGCCTGGGCATCGGCGTGATCCTCGACTGGGTGCCGGGGCACTTCCCGACCGACAGCGCGGGCCTCGCGAAGTTCGACGGCACGCCCCTGTTCGAGTACGCCGACCCCCGCAAGGGCTTCCATCAGGACTGGAACACGTACATCTTCGACTACGGCCGTAACGAGGTCGTGATGTTCCTGATCGGCTCGGCCCTCAAGTGGCTGCAGGATTTCCACGTGGACGGCCTGCGTGTAGACGCCGTCGCCAGCATGCTGTACCTGGACTTCTCCCGCACCGAGTGGATCCCGAACATCCACGGCGGCCGCGAGAACCTGGAAGCCATCGCGTTCCTCAAGCGCCTGAACGAGGTCGTGCATCACATGGCGCCGGGCTGCATGATCGTCGCGGAGGAGAGCACCTCGTTCCCCGGCGTGACCACCCCGAGCCCGTTCGGGCTGGGCTTCGACTACAAGTGGGCGATGGGCTGGATGAACGACAACCTCGGGTACTTCGAGAAGGACCCGCTGTGGCGCAAGCACCACCACCACGCGCTGACGTTCTTCAACGTGTACCGCACGAGCGAGAACTACGTCCTGGCGATCAGCCACGACGAGGTCGTGCATCTGAAGAAGAGCATGGTCATGAAGATGCCCGGCGACTGGTACGCGCAGCGCGCCGGGTACCGCGCGTTCCTGGCCCTGATGTGGGCCACGCCCGGCAAGAAACTGCTGTTCATGGGGCAGGAGTTCGCGCAGCCCACCGAGTGGAACCACGACGTCAGCCTGCCCTGGCACCTGGCGGACCACCCGGACCACCGGGGCGTGCTGAACCTCGTGCGGCGCCTGAACGGCCTGTACCGCACCCGCCCCGACTGGCACGTGGCCGACACGAAGGAAGAAGGCATGCTGTGGGTGAACGCCGACGACGTCGAGAACAGCGTGTACGCCTTCATCCGCCGCGACCCGGTGGGCGGCGCGTGGAGTGTCGTCGTGGCGAACCTGACCCCGGTGTACTGCGACGTGTACCCGGTCGGGGTGCCGCAGGGCGGCGCGTACCGCCTGCTGCTCTCCACCGACGACGGCGAGTTCGGCGGCTTCGGCACGCAGCAGCCCGACCTGACCGCCAGGGAGGAAGGCTGGCACGGGCAGACCCATCACCTGCGCCTGAACCTGCCCCCGAACAGCGTGCTGGTGCTCGCCCCCACCGCAGAGACGATCGTCAGCGACGACCGCTGA